One Algibacter sp. L3A6 genomic region harbors:
- a CDS encoding DUF1080 domain-containing protein, with protein sequence MKLSKITLCNFFIIAFSLYSTKGTAQNEATNNAGFVKIFNGENWDGWYLKLRNDDAEMAKEVFAIENEMVHVFKDAPDSLDLGTGENGTHGLFYTKKKYSKYILKFDYKWGEKIANNFERWQYDAGVYYHVTDDKIWPTGIEYQVRYNQVTNKNHTGDLIRPKGVKYDWYSVPNGDSYLNPKAGGVLDETKSWLHFASPTENYNALNGEWNHCEIIVMGNAYTIHKLNGEIVNMAFNLNPSEGIIGFQSETAEIFYRNIEIKEFSEVIPMGKFLK encoded by the coding sequence ATGAAACTTTCTAAAATTACATTATGCAACTTTTTTATCATTGCATTTAGTTTATATTCAACCAAAGGAACGGCTCAAAATGAAGCCACAAATAACGCGGGTTTCGTTAAAATATTTAATGGTGAAAATTGGGATGGTTGGTATCTTAAATTAAGAAATGATGATGCGGAAATGGCTAAAGAGGTTTTTGCTATTGAAAATGAAATGGTACACGTTTTTAAAGATGCGCCAGATAGTTTAGATTTAGGTACAGGCGAAAATGGGACGCACGGCTTATTTTATACCAAAAAGAAATACAGTAAATATATTTTGAAGTTCGATTATAAATGGGGCGAAAAAATAGCTAATAATTTTGAGAGGTGGCAATATGATGCGGGCGTGTATTATCACGTTACAGACGATAAAATTTGGCCAACCGGTATTGAGTATCAAGTGCGTTACAACCAAGTAACTAATAAAAACCATACAGGCGATTTAATTCGTCCGAAAGGTGTGAAATACGATTGGTATTCTGTTCCAAACGGCGACTCTTACTTAAACCCAAAAGCAGGTGGTGTTTTAGATGAAACAAAAAGTTGGTTACACTTTGCTTCTCCTACCGAAAATTATAACGCCTTAAACGGTGAATGGAATCATTGCGAAATTATAGTCATGGGCAATGCGTATACTATTCATAAATTAAATGGAGAAATCGTTAATATGGCATTCAATTTAAACCCTAGCGAAGGTATCATTGGGTTTCAATCTGAAACAGCAGAAATATTCTATCGAAATATAGAAATTAAAGAATTTTCAGAGGTTATTCCTATGGGAAAATTCTTGAAATAA
- a CDS encoding T9SS type A sorting domain-containing protein → MNVKNTLIKNNAFSQSTILLVFLLFAVTFSVQAQFVHPGISHKLSDLDRMKYMVEAGIEPWATTFVNFSSHPRSQYNMAVDVDPAITTGYTDASQNWFINDGVTAYNNAIMWYITGDSRHADKAIEVFNTWKGIVRNEKSIPLDSGRVWRIIEAAEIIEHTYNGWTESDIQAFKDMLVYPGYSNTTVPTAAINSKDISFYWKIYNGDPARHGNQGLFAYRTMLAMAIFLDNEIMYDRALNYLKGEAHRPDDLPYPSGPSINSNQLVSCEYFDEFSQNGFESTVVDYGFNEVIDNYIYSNGQCQESSRDQAHGLAGVATITVMSEMAWNQGDDLYGHLSNRPLLGLEFYYRYNLSLNNSYPDQTSPWEPTVASGEYIERTDRSGRWRSLKINPYVNCDDSPEALERGKHYLMPVYEMNLGHYKDRMGLPSNDYKWLNRGMEILTAEIGVEGEGVVSDHPGYGGLKFRRVSPGDPISGFNSNGFPDYNMNVLPMTIEAENYDYFVLNGQDRAYNDISVTNDGGEYRIDEGVDLKECSEGGYNVTGIQDEEWLTYTVSVPSDGTYDIDINYASVNANGKIKFNFGGEDITSEVIVPFGAPNSIGLTDWKTFKVGSSVRLSKGVQAMKVLFSGSDNAFELNNITVSLVAEDLGPINLAHTYGTASHSIDSDPCPYGGCAELAIDGNTNGNFGSGSVSHSAHGTNGSVKWWEVDLSNNYKIETIDIYNRSGYESRLLDITVEVKNTNGDVVFSKFYSGYPNPTLSIDTGGVVGSVVRISKTSDTGITLAEVEIYGVDNVIVLSNIEHELEQVVIYPNPVSNELNISLGLANLNLNETSIKVFALSGQKVLETKPNSNNIKLDVSQLNSGIYMLMISDTSKNITRKIVKL, encoded by the coding sequence ATGAATGTGAAAAATACTTTAATTAAAAACAATGCTTTTAGCCAGTCAACAATACTACTGGTGTTTTTGCTTTTCGCAGTAACCTTTTCTGTGCAGGCACAATTTGTGCATCCAGGCATATCGCATAAACTTTCAGATTTAGACAGGATGAAATACATGGTAGAGGCTGGTATTGAACCCTGGGCTACCACCTTTGTGAATTTTAGTTCCCATCCAAGATCACAATACAACATGGCTGTCGATGTAGATCCAGCGATAACAACAGGATATACAGATGCTAGTCAGAATTGGTTTATCAATGATGGAGTAACGGCGTATAACAATGCTATTATGTGGTATATAACAGGCGATTCTAGACATGCAGATAAGGCTATTGAAGTTTTTAATACATGGAAAGGCATTGTACGAAATGAAAAATCAATTCCATTAGACTCAGGTCGTGTATGGCGCATTATTGAGGCAGCCGAGATTATTGAACATACTTACAACGGTTGGACTGAGTCCGATATTCAGGCCTTTAAAGATATGTTAGTCTATCCAGGGTATTCGAATACTACGGTGCCTACTGCTGCTATTAATAGTAAAGATATTAGTTTTTACTGGAAAATTTATAATGGAGATCCAGCAAGACATGGTAATCAAGGGTTGTTTGCTTATCGCACTATGTTGGCTATGGCCATCTTTTTAGATAATGAAATCATGTATGATCGTGCTCTTAATTATTTAAAAGGTGAGGCTCATAGGCCAGATGATTTACCATATCCTTCTGGACCTTCAATTAATTCAAATCAGCTCGTGTCTTGTGAGTATTTTGATGAATTTTCACAAAATGGTTTTGAGTCAACAGTAGTTGATTATGGCTTTAATGAAGTGATTGATAATTATATATATTCAAACGGTCAATGTCAAGAATCTTCTAGAGATCAAGCACATGGGTTGGCAGGTGTTGCCACAATAACCGTAATGTCTGAAATGGCATGGAATCAAGGTGATGATCTTTATGGGCACCTAAGCAATCGACCTCTTTTAGGATTGGAATTTTATTATCGATACAATTTGAGTTTAAATAATAGCTATCCAGATCAAACAAGTCCATGGGAACCTACGGTAGCATCAGGAGAGTATATTGAAAGAACAGATCGTTCAGGAAGATGGCGGTCATTAAAAATCAATCCTTATGTTAATTGTGATGATTCTCCAGAGGCTCTAGAACGCGGGAAACATTACTTGATGCCAGTTTATGAGATGAATTTGGGGCATTACAAAGATAGAATGGGCTTACCTAGTAATGATTACAAATGGTTGAATCGAGGAATGGAAATATTAACCGCTGAGATTGGTGTCGAAGGAGAAGGTGTTGTGAGTGATCACCCTGGATATGGCGGATTAAAGTTTCGTAGAGTGAGTCCTGGAGACCCAATAAGTGGATTTAATTCTAATGGATTTCCAGATTATAATATGAATGTATTACCCATGACTATAGAGGCTGAGAATTATGATTATTTTGTTTTAAACGGACAGGATAGAGCTTATAATGATATTTCTGTAACTAATGATGGAGGTGAATATAGAATTGATGAAGGCGTCGATTTAAAAGAATGTTCAGAAGGTGGATATAATGTAACAGGTATTCAAGATGAAGAATGGCTAACTTATACGGTAAGTGTGCCTTCAGATGGTACTTATGATATCGACATAAATTACGCTTCGGTTAACGCCAACGGGAAAATAAAATTCAATTTTGGAGGAGAAGATATCACTTCAGAAGTTATTGTTCCTTTTGGGGCGCCAAATTCAATAGGTTTAACTGATTGGAAAACCTTTAAAGTAGGAAGCAGTGTTAGATTGTCAAAAGGTGTACAGGCCATGAAAGTTTTGTTTAGCGGATCAGATAATGCTTTTGAGTTAAATAATATAACAGTAAGTTTAGTCGCTGAGGATCTTGGGCCAATAAATCTGGCACATACGTATGGAACGGCATCACATTCTATCGATTCAGATCCTTGTCCTTATGGTGGCTGTGCAGAATTAGCTATAGATGGCAATACTAATGGTAATTTTGGAAGTGGTTCTGTATCGCATTCAGCACACGGAACTAATGGATCTGTTAAATGGTGGGAAGTAGATTTAAGTAATAATTATAAAATAGAAACCATTGATATTTATAACAGATCTGGTTATGAAAGTAGGTTGCTTGATATTACTGTTGAAGTGAAAAACACCAATGGAGATGTCGTTTTTAGTAAGTTTTATTCAGGTTATCCCAACCCGACTTTAAGTATAGATACAGGTGGAGTCGTTGGTAGTGTTGTTAGGATATCTAAAACATCTGATACAGGAATAACGCTTGCAGAAGTAGAAATTTATGGTGTTGATAATGTCATTGTACTATCAAATATAGAGCATGAGTTGGAGCAAGTAGTAATCTATCCTAATCCAGTATCAAACGAACTTAATATTTCATTAGGTTTAGCTAACTTAAATTTGAATGAAACTAGTATTAAGGTTTTTGCATTAAGTGGTCAGAAAGTTTTGGAAACTAAACCAAATTCGAATAACATAAAACTAGATGTGTCTCAATTAAACAGTGGGATTTATATGCTTATGATTTCCGATACATCGAAAAATATAACAAGAAAAATAGTGAAGTTGTAA
- a CDS encoding sialate O-acetylesterase: MKISIKIIAILIICMPKFGFADVELNSLFSNHMVIQRDAEIPIWGWADPNEKVEVSTSWGEHATAITNADGTWRLDIKTPKAGGPHKITVSGKNTIEITDVLSGDIWLCAGQSNMDFSMSKFIKNSRDPKDQPLVEYIRNEVATVNDDWIRYIEVPPTSSLSEKKLNFDDQWRKAKPEQIGKISATGYFFAKAVREQVNVPIGLLECALGGTRIQPWLSEATYMADPNMKAYFEASRKKSNEITEKVSAENYVDTTFTAKFKAWEAGGKKTPKPYPSTHPSLDKQLPATLYNGMLSAIMPFKIKGVLWYQGESNSHFLEEEYRDYFTALIKSWRADWNQEDLPFYWMQLANYEVPDKRSDLGWASVNNQLRQSLKLPHTGMAVLYDIGEAKDVHPHNKMDAGKRLALWALKNDYNVEVSAVSGPLYHSHKIKRNKIQITFSEVGEGLIVGNKHLLNAVSEVENQPLKWFEIKGKDGKWYPAQAKIISKNKVEVWSEEGLMPVAVRYAWSSNPEGANLYNNHGLPASVFLTE; the protein is encoded by the coding sequence ATGAAAATCAGTATTAAAATTATCGCAATTCTAATTATTTGTATGCCAAAATTTGGGTTTGCAGATGTAGAATTAAATAGTTTGTTTTCTAATCATATGGTCATTCAGCGTGATGCCGAAATTCCTATTTGGGGATGGGCAGATCCAAATGAAAAAGTTGAGGTTTCGACAAGTTGGGGAGAACATGCTACAGCGATAACAAATGCAGATGGAACTTGGCGTTTGGATATCAAAACACCCAAAGCTGGTGGTCCACATAAAATTACCGTTTCTGGAAAAAATACAATTGAAATTACAGATGTATTGTCGGGAGATATTTGGTTATGTGCCGGGCAATCGAATATGGATTTCTCTATGTCGAAATTTATTAAAAACTCTAGAGACCCAAAAGATCAACCTTTAGTTGAGTATATTCGGAATGAAGTTGCAACAGTAAACGACGATTGGATTCGCTATATAGAAGTACCTCCAACATCCTCACTTTCCGAAAAAAAATTAAATTTTGACGATCAATGGAGAAAGGCAAAACCAGAACAAATCGGGAAAATATCTGCAACAGGTTACTTTTTTGCTAAAGCAGTTCGCGAGCAGGTTAATGTGCCTATTGGTTTGTTAGAATGTGCTTTGGGAGGTACACGTATTCAGCCATGGCTTTCGGAAGCGACTTATATGGCCGACCCAAATATGAAAGCTTATTTTGAAGCGAGTCGAAAAAAATCTAATGAAATTACAGAAAAAGTATCTGCAGAAAATTATGTAGATACCACTTTTACAGCTAAGTTTAAAGCTTGGGAAGCTGGCGGAAAGAAAACACCTAAACCTTATCCTTCCACACATCCATCACTAGATAAACAATTGCCGGCAACACTTTATAATGGTATGTTATCTGCTATTATGCCGTTTAAAATAAAAGGGGTTTTGTGGTATCAAGGTGAAAGCAATTCACATTTTTTAGAAGAAGAATATAGAGATTATTTTACTGCGCTAATAAAAAGTTGGAGAGCAGATTGGAACCAAGAAGATTTACCTTTTTATTGGATGCAATTGGCAAATTATGAAGTGCCAGATAAACGTTCCGATTTAGGTTGGGCATCAGTTAATAATCAATTAAGGCAAAGTTTAAAATTACCGCATACTGGTATGGCTGTTCTTTACGATATTGGCGAAGCTAAAGATGTGCACCCACACAATAAAATGGATGCCGGTAAGCGCTTGGCTTTATGGGCTTTAAAAAACGATTACAATGTAGAGGTTTCTGCTGTTAGTGGACCGTTATATCATTCACATAAAATAAAAAGAAACAAAATACAAATTACATTCTCAGAGGTTGGAGAAGGTTTAATTGTAGGTAATAAACACTTGTTAAACGCTGTTTCCGAAGTTGAAAACCAACCTTTAAAATGGTTTGAAATAAAAGGAAAAGATGGCAAATGGTATCCTGCTCAAGCAAAAATAATTTCAAAAAATAAAGTTGAAGTTTGGAGTGAAGAAGGCTTGATGCCTGTGGCTGTTCGTTATGCTTGGTCCTCAAATCCGGAAGGTGCAAACTTGTATAATAATCACGGGCTTCCGGCTTCTGTGTTT
- a CDS encoding leucine-rich repeat domain-containing protein, with translation MKTTLQLFKMNKTLLLFSLSLFTTFGVIGQTNITSVAELATAAGNSNQNIVMEPGVYQMEDYLTPEVIENTVPDANNRHAMIEFSGSNNNFDLTGVTIEINSELLNDYGTRIIELYVTGNFVNIKGLTVTDIGNSAPSSPGMQSVTIAGENNIMEDVTLNINGSYPYGYGDLLGKGDGNLVTLRKHSGLLVEGLNITIKGCSIYSQAFGHLFFIQGGRNVVFEDCHAESTTRTTDDMLAETSGPAFDRDFAAVYTNYEGNKVITPGYTKSLSEVGYRSYGAGGVDGHTTGAITLINCVAKNTRSGFAFTRYGGDVLMRNCEATGCEAGYQVEEVTIENSRGDAVNGPLLYLNGGASTVELSLIENVATTTLHAIATIGGNNHNVTLKKWNDVTRPQVHPILLGATRPSGANPFSPLGSTSTSGTVLNTCTDMPVEILSTVSSCIINTTGTVTDNGTGNTINTVSDCDNIVVVEPEQNTIGDTFIVEDIEYKVTNLDPYEAEVISSSLVNVVVPSTATSPETDTPFTVTRIGDNAFNGSSTETIKLPSTVTSIGYQAFRGGSLTTLSFTTTNGIKVIDARGFFVNSSILEINHIMSGVESVGDGAFNGNSSVTSVTTPNTLSTMGTSVFRGMTNLETVDLSASTLLTEIPSQTFRDATSITSIILPENVTSIGASAFLNLNNLSTVKVLNPVPAAITASEFSGVNLANASLYVPSEEAKAAYEVADVWKEFGTIMVSVTLSANNIEQTLDFNIYPNPTNGLIAIKSKQLNQASINVYDLNGRVLLTKNISGTSSEINVSKLSSGIYLLKVKVGNNEFIKRIVKQ, from the coding sequence ATGAAAACAACATTACAATTATTTAAAATGAATAAAACATTACTCCTTTTTTCATTATCACTCTTTACTACTTTTGGAGTAATAGGTCAAACCAATATCACTAGTGTTGCCGAATTAGCTACTGCGGCTGGCAATTCCAACCAAAATATAGTTATGGAGCCTGGTGTTTACCAAATGGAAGATTACTTAACGCCTGAGGTTATTGAGAATACGGTTCCTGATGCGAACAACAGGCATGCTATGATTGAATTTAGCGGAAGTAACAATAACTTCGATTTAACAGGTGTTACTATTGAAATAAACTCAGAGCTTTTAAATGATTATGGCACGCGTATTATTGAGTTATATGTTACAGGGAATTTTGTAAACATTAAAGGTTTAACAGTAACCGATATTGGGAATTCGGCACCTTCAAGCCCTGGCATGCAATCTGTGACCATTGCAGGAGAAAACAATATAATGGAAGATGTTACATTAAATATAAACGGTTCTTACCCTTATGGTTATGGAGATCTTTTAGGTAAAGGAGACGGTAACCTGGTTACATTACGTAAGCATAGTGGTTTACTAGTCGAAGGATTAAATATTACTATTAAAGGCTGCTCTATCTACTCGCAGGCATTTGGGCATTTATTTTTTATTCAAGGCGGAAGAAATGTGGTTTTTGAAGATTGCCATGCGGAATCAACAACGAGAACAACCGATGATATGTTAGCTGAAACATCAGGACCTGCTTTTGATAGAGATTTTGCAGCAGTTTATACTAATTATGAAGGAAATAAAGTCATCACCCCAGGTTATACTAAGTCGTTAAGCGAAGTTGGTTATCGTTCATACGGTGCAGGTGGCGTTGATGGGCATACCACAGGCGCTATTACACTTATTAATTGCGTTGCCAAAAACACACGTTCAGGTTTTGCTTTTACTAGATATGGAGGCGATGTATTAATGCGAAATTGTGAAGCTACAGGTTGCGAAGCAGGTTATCAAGTGGAAGAAGTAACTATTGAAAATAGTAGAGGTGATGCTGTTAATGGACCATTATTATACCTTAACGGTGGTGCTTCAACCGTAGAACTTTCTTTAATTGAAAATGTGGCAACAACTACGCTGCATGCTATTGCAACTATTGGTGGTAATAACCATAACGTAACACTTAAAAAGTGGAATGATGTTACTCGCCCGCAAGTGCATCCTATTTTATTAGGAGCTACCAGACCATCGGGAGCTAATCCATTTTCACCATTAGGAAGTACATCAACTTCTGGAACTGTTTTAAATACTTGTACAGATATGCCTGTTGAAATTTTATCTACAGTAAGCTCTTGCATTATTAATACCACTGGAACAGTTACAGATAATGGTACAGGAAATACTATTAATACGGTATCCGATTGTGATAATATTGTTGTTGTAGAACCAGAGCAAAATACTATTGGTGATACATTTATAGTTGAAGATATAGAATATAAAGTAACGAATTTAGACCCTTACGAAGCCGAGGTTATATCTAGCTCGTTAGTTAATGTGGTTGTGCCAAGTACAGCAACAAGCCCAGAAACAGATACGCCTTTTACGGTTACCAGAATTGGAGATAATGCATTCAACGGCAGTAGCACAGAAACTATTAAATTACCAAGTACAGTAACATCAATAGGCTATCAAGCGTTTAGAGGTGGAAGTTTAACAACGCTATCATTTACAACCACAAACGGAATTAAAGTTATAGATGCTAGAGGCTTCTTCGTAAACAGTTCAATTCTAGAAATAAACCATATTATGAGTGGTGTGGAGTCCGTGGGAGATGGCGCCTTTAATGGTAACTCAAGTGTTACTTCGGTAACCACACCAAATACATTATCAACTATGGGAACGAGTGTTTTTAGAGGAATGACAAATTTAGAAACGGTAGATTTATCGGCTTCAACTTTGTTAACCGAAATTCCGTCGCAAACTTTTAGAGATGCGACAAGTATAACATCTATAATTCTTCCAGAAAATGTAACTTCTATTGGTGCTAGCGCATTTTTAAACCTTAATAATTTAAGCACTGTAAAAGTTTTAAATCCAGTTCCAGCTGCAATAACAGCTTCTGAGTTTTCCGGTGTAAACCTTGCTAATGCAAGTTTGTATGTACCAAGTGAAGAAGCTAAAGCAGCTTATGAAGTGGCTGATGTTTGGAAGGAGTTCGGTACTATTATGGTATCCGTAACGTTAAGCGCAAACAATATAGAACAAACGTTAGATTTTAATATATATCCAAACCCAACTAACGGATTAATAGCAATAAAAAGTAAACAACTTAACCAAGCAAGCATTAATGTTTACGATTTAAACGGAAGAGTTTTGTTAACGAAAAATATTAGTGGAACATCCTCAGAAATCAATGTTTCCAAACTTTCTTCGGGAATTTATTTACTTAAAGTTAAGGTAGGAAATAATGAGTTTATTAAGCGTATTGTAAAACAATAA